One segment of Mycoplasmopsis glycophila DNA contains the following:
- a CDS encoding ribonuclease HIII — MKIFDSLLLFDLNKEEVIGVDETGVGDYFTPLISCAAYVPNDLINWCIEIGVKDSKKLSKNQIMKIAPLLMDKIKYSIYRLTQEGYNKLLNFYNSNEMKFFSHINVLNSLLTKTNNPSLIVVDKYSTTNSINKYYSKIVQNQNVFKIKDLDMNVLFLEKAEEIHVSVACASIIARYALYLAMDSQEKEWNFTFPLGASSQVKQKVKEFSQIYGQDNLKKVCKLNFKID; from the coding sequence ATGAAAATTTTTGATAGTTTATTATTGTTTGATTTAAACAAAGAAGAAGTAATCGGAGTAGATGAAACTGGTGTTGGAGATTATTTTACACCTTTGATTTCTTGCGCTGCGTATGTACCTAATGATTTAATTAATTGATGTATAGAAATTGGTGTAAAAGATTCTAAAAAATTATCTAAAAATCAAATCATGAAAATCGCTCCATTATTAATGGATAAAATTAAATATTCAATTTACCGATTAACTCAAGAAGGGTATAACAAGTTACTTAATTTTTACAATTCAAATGAAATGAAGTTTTTTTCTCATATTAATGTTTTAAATTCCTTACTTACAAAAACCAATAACCCTTCACTTATTGTTGTTGATAAATACTCAACTACTAATTCAATCAATAAATACTATTCAAAAATAGTTCAAAACCAAAATGTTTTTAAAATAAAAGATTTAGATATGAATGTGCTTTTTTTGGAAAAAGCTGAAGAAATACATGTTTCTGTTGCTTGTGCTTCAATAATAGCTCGCTATGCACTCTATCTTGCTATGGATAGTCAAGAAAAGGAGTGAAACTTCACTTTTCCACTTGGTGCAAGTTCACAAGTTAAACAAAAAGTCAAAGAGTTTTCGCAAATTTATGGTCAAGATAATCTAAAAAAAGTATGTAAACTAAATTTTAAGATCGATTAA
- a CDS encoding ribonuclease HII yields the protein MLDYEIKNLKEQYKTVTGVDEAGRGAWAGPVVVAAVTLPVDFQDKRINDSKKLTHKKRKELFEYIKKVAIDYKIVVVGQDYDSKYNPKQISKEGMKEAINNLEKLGGIVITDYEKIDLENINQINLVKGDGIAISVGAASILAKYFRDSLMEEYSFKHPEYKWDQNKGYGTKSHQEALLKFGVTELHRKHSNNIAWSNFARSSFWGFSINFYFIIL from the coding sequence ATGTTAGATTACGAAATTAAAAACCTTAAAGAACAATATAAAACAGTTACTGGTGTTGATGAAGCTGGTCGAGGAGCATGAGCTGGTCCTGTTGTTGTTGCGGCAGTTACTTTACCTGTTGATTTTCAAGATAAAAGAATAAATGATTCTAAAAAATTAACGCACAAAAAACGTAAAGAGCTCTTTGAATACATTAAAAAAGTCGCTATCGATTATAAAATAGTTGTTGTAGGTCAAGATTATGATTCAAAATATAATCCAAAACAAATTTCAAAAGAAGGTATGAAAGAAGCTATTAATAATCTCGAAAAGTTAGGTGGAATAGTAATAACAGATTATGAAAAAATAGATTTAGAAAATATAAATCAAATCAATCTAGTTAAAGGTGATGGAATCGCTATCTCTGTTGGTGCTGCCAGCATTCTTGCTAAATATTTTAGAGATAGCTTAATGGAAGAATACTCGTTTAAACACCCTGAATATAAGTGAGACCAAAATAAAGGTTATGGTACAAAATCGCACCAAGAAGCTCTTTTGAAATTTGGCGTAACCGAGCTTCATAGAAAACACTCAAATAACATCGCCTGGTCTAATTTTGCTAGATCTTCCTTTTGGGGTTTCTCCATTAATTTTTACTTCATTATTTTGTAA
- a CDS encoding DNA polymerase III subunit beta, with the protein MKFTINKNTIEPVVDFLYSYIDQTSSSHSGKNIGIEIDSSSLKFTISNSIFGVKKELLVDEDKIKLENSGRILLNAHVLKSIIKKFDNFITIEVKGETALLYEGRTKFEISSYEDHKFFMLDFSDSYNKTEIDSASLEKTINDVFISTISNTDKANSNSVFKCIHIKSDNENQIRFSATDSYRMSTEKLKLNKNIDINISADAKALKKLITKETPKKIFLFFNNSKFGISYKNTIIQINLTNIPFPETAGFFDFEHINVVKIDKNELLKLINKAVFLITDKSRRLEFKFTNSGIDLSFEVPEVGSANAFTNKYELEGPEFEMDLDFNYLKDALSVLENDTIHIYISKEYNKLLLISNKYKNNKQLITPLRRY; encoded by the coding sequence ATGAAATTCACAATTAATAAAAACACAATCGAACCAGTTGTAGATTTTTTATATAGTTATATTGATCAAACAAGCTCTTCTCATTCAGGTAAAAATATCGGTATTGAAATTGATTCAAGCTCATTAAAATTCACAATCAGTAACTCAATCTTTGGAGTTAAAAAAGAACTTTTAGTTGATGAAGATAAAATCAAACTAGAAAATTCAGGACGCATTCTTTTAAATGCACATGTTTTAAAAAGTATTATTAAAAAATTTGATAATTTCATAACTATTGAAGTTAAAGGTGAAACTGCTTTATTATATGAAGGTAGAACAAAATTTGAAATTTCATCATATGAAGATCATAAATTCTTTATGTTAGATTTTAGTGATTCTTATAATAAAACCGAAATTGATTCAGCTAGTTTAGAAAAAACAATTAATGATGTTTTTATTTCAACTATTTCAAACACAGATAAAGCAAATAGTAATTCAGTATTCAAATGCATTCATATTAAAAGCGACAATGAAAATCAAATACGTTTTAGTGCAACTGATTCATATCGTATGTCAACAGAAAAATTAAAATTAAATAAAAACATTGATATTAATATTTCTGCTGATGCTAAAGCTCTTAAAAAATTAATAACAAAAGAAACCCCAAAGAAAATCTTTTTATTCTTTAATAATAGTAAATTTGGTATTTCTTACAAAAATACAATAATTCAAATTAATTTAACTAATATACCTTTTCCAGAAACTGCAGGATTTTTTGATTTTGAACACATTAATGTTGTTAAAATTGACAAAAACGAACTTTTAAAATTAATTAACAAAGCAGTTTTCTTGATTACAGATAAATCAAGAAGATTAGAATTTAAATTCACTAATAGCGGAATTGATCTATCATTTGAAGTTCCAGAAGTAGGAAGTGCAAATGCATTTACAAACAAATATGAACTTGAAGGGCCGGAATTTGAAATGGATCTTGATTTTAATTATTTAAAAGATGCGTTAAGTGTGTTGGAAAATGATACAATACATATATATATTTCAAAAGAATACAACAAGTTGCTATTAATTTCAAATAAGTACAAAAACAACAAACAACTTATCACCCCATTAAGAAGATATTAA
- a CDS encoding DnaA ATPase domain-containing protein produces the protein MNKLIGGDLNSLSNSSLKAYTDQLKEFLKNEINDNMLYQTFFKNIKVLKVENGIVTIYMVSNSIFSLNKIAYLFDDNINKAIREIFGPNIKYTLVDKEEIEYEEKIKKIDLTKPVAQKQENTSKNSGLEKQFIYSNLNPDYIFDNYVKSDFNSEAIKICSQLTSLDSDINLVYISSKSGCGKTHLLQAVGHEFLKQNKKIAYINPTNFTRDIATLLQENNQFKISKVIRHFCDLDLLLFDDFQIFGDGQKKATKNFIFQIIDGRMQNNKLTVIACENEINELLNVFENRMITRLHSGFLTKIKSPEKEDLEKVLDFFLRNNGIDIEKIDEKSKDFIIRNHSNSVRALNGAVKRINYYKKDILSSNYVYGVITNIFKDVIKEPENITSDIILKTVAKYYAVSVKDILGKSRVSNIVVARHISMIMIKQMLDLSSIEIGKLFNRDHSTVLNAFKKYKEEDLDKTVQKSLEYLRDKITKIN, from the coding sequence ATGAATAAATTAATTGGTGGTGATTTAAATTCTTTATCTAACTCTTCATTAAAAGCATATACAGATCAATTAAAAGAGTTTTTGAAAAACGAAATTAATGATAATATGCTTTATCAAACTTTCTTTAAAAACATCAAGGTTTTAAAAGTTGAAAACGGAATAGTTACTATTTATATGGTTTCAAATTCTATTTTCTCACTTAACAAGATTGCTTACTTGTTTGATGATAACATCAACAAAGCAATTAGAGAGATATTTGGGCCAAATATTAAATACACTTTAGTTGATAAAGAAGAAATTGAATATGAAGAAAAAATCAAAAAAATAGATCTTACAAAACCAGTTGCTCAAAAGCAAGAGAATACATCTAAAAACTCTGGTTTAGAAAAGCAATTTATATACAGTAATTTAAATCCTGATTATATTTTTGATAACTATGTAAAAAGTGATTTTAATAGCGAAGCAATTAAAATTTGTTCGCAATTAACATCATTAGATTCAGATATAAATTTAGTTTATATTTCAAGTAAATCAGGGTGCGGAAAGACACACTTATTACAAGCTGTTGGTCATGAGTTTTTAAAACAAAATAAGAAAATCGCTTATATTAACCCTACAAATTTCACAAGAGATATTGCAACACTTTTACAAGAAAACAATCAGTTTAAAATTTCAAAAGTTATTAGACATTTTTGTGATTTAGATTTACTTTTATTTGATGATTTCCAAATTTTTGGTGACGGACAAAAGAAAGCTACCAAGAACTTTATTTTTCAAATTATTGATGGTAGGATGCAAAATAATAAATTAACCGTTATTGCTTGTGAAAATGAAATCAATGAGCTTTTAAATGTATTTGAAAACAGAATGATTACTCGTTTACATTCAGGTTTTTTAACTAAAATTAAAAGTCCGGAGAAGGAAGATTTAGAAAAAGTTTTAGACTTCTTTTTAAGAAACAATGGAATTGATATCGAAAAAATTGATGAAAAATCGAAAGATTTTATCATTAGAAACCATTCGAATAGTGTTAGAGCATTAAATGGAGCAGTTAAAAGAATTAATTACTATAAAAAAGATATTCTTTCGTCAAATTATGTTTACGGAGTTATTACAAATATATTTAAAGATGTAATTAAAGAACCAGAAAACATAACATCAGATATTATTTTAAAAACAGTAGCGAAATACTACGCTGTTTCTGTTAAAGATATTTTAGGAAAAAGTAGGGTTTCAAACATTGTTGTGGCAAGACATATTTCAATGATTATGATTAAACAAATGCTAGATTTATCTTCAATAGAAATTGGTAAACTTTTTAATAGAGATCATTCCACCGTTTTAAATGCATTCAAGAAATATAAAGAAGAAGATCTTGATAAGACTGTGCAAAAGTCTTTAGAGTATTTAAGGGATAAGATAACAAAAATCAACTAA
- a CDS encoding ATP-dependent DNA helicase → MNNEGKKLVGLFVKILSQVQDKWALLSFKDEENNKIWTIFAGGVAPKLRTYYEIEIVPNTTKYKNNFKLVKYVPVSKPHKEVDWEDFLSKNIAGIGKKTAEKIFNAFGIKIWSLLNDVETNKEQLLSVLTETQLNSFIKFYENKNNKENIHSLLDNSHEVVSKAKFFYENNLVELYQKLLAIWEKEPHKDLVEYYTHNNPYILYFKYNFKLEEVDSFALLLNWSITSEQRVKAYIKHIMTELENDNSTIIQIDKLFHNMQQYFDLPFIELEQLIFEQIDNRFLITKDIYGKFYCTLNSTYEKELFIKDKLTELSNSKIYLLNSLDPKQLKNLSSNQQEAYEHFLLNNVSIITGGPGTGKTFLIDKIFQTLKNNKYTNLNDFAILAPTGRAASNVSSKIDGKVKTIHSFLRISSDDDFIPTDIDKEDIKVLIIDEFSMVNLNIFYKLLTVCENLEKIVLIGDVDQLPAIGPGNLLEDLIKSNKFPTTYLKEYFRSDSKTIWEHFNSIKTGKLAQFEQGVVEEYICDKFDFTNSLVDLYCERLKEKDLDDITILCPTYKGEEGLININNKIQEKINPNGQIVYKYKRKNVQVNFKINDKIIQLENRIEEEISNGDFGYIKDIVQLPDKTKIIKVLFKNNDEEKIVDYTETEFNQQIGLGYGVTVHKFQGSEIDEVIFVVHPKHDFMLSKKMLYTATSRPKEKLFIATTNENAYKNIQQKNLINKEMILTNLSSFLKGD, encoded by the coding sequence ATGAACAATGAGGGTAAAAAATTAGTTGGATTATTTGTAAAAATTTTGTCACAAGTACAAGATAAATGAGCACTTCTTTCTTTCAAAGACGAAGAAAATAATAAAATATGAACCATATTTGCTGGCGGGGTTGCACCAAAATTAAGAACATATTACGAAATTGAAATTGTGCCAAATACAACAAAGTATAAAAACAATTTTAAACTTGTTAAATATGTTCCGGTTTCAAAACCTCACAAAGAAGTTGATTGAGAAGATTTTCTTTCAAAAAACATTGCTGGAATTGGAAAGAAAACGGCTGAAAAAATCTTTAATGCTTTCGGGATTAAAATTTGATCATTATTAAATGATGTTGAAACAAACAAAGAACAACTTTTATCTGTTCTTACTGAAACTCAATTAAACTCTTTTATAAAATTTTATGAAAATAAAAACAACAAAGAGAATATTCATAGTTTGCTTGATAATTCACATGAAGTTGTTTCAAAAGCTAAATTCTTTTATGAAAACAACTTGGTTGAGCTATATCAAAAACTTCTTGCGATTTGAGAAAAAGAACCACACAAAGATTTAGTAGAATATTACACTCACAACAACCCTTACATTCTTTATTTTAAATATAATTTTAAACTTGAAGAGGTTGATAGTTTTGCGCTCTTACTAAACTGAAGCATAACTTCTGAACAAAGAGTTAAAGCATACATTAAACACATAATGACTGAGCTTGAAAATGATAATTCCACAATCATTCAGATTGATAAATTATTCCACAATATGCAGCAATACTTCGATTTACCTTTTATCGAACTTGAGCAATTAATTTTCGAACAAATTGATAATAGATTTTTAATAACTAAAGATATTTATGGAAAATTTTATTGCACACTAAATTCAACTTACGAAAAAGAACTTTTCATCAAAGATAAATTAACAGAACTTTCTAATAGTAAAATTTATCTTCTAAATTCTTTAGATCCTAAACAACTTAAAAACCTTTCTAGCAACCAACAAGAAGCTTATGAACATTTTTTATTAAACAATGTGTCGATAATTACCGGTGGCCCTGGGACAGGAAAAACCTTCTTAATTGATAAAATTTTTCAAACCCTTAAAAACAACAAATATACAAACTTAAATGATTTTGCTATTCTCGCTCCAACAGGTCGCGCAGCTTCAAATGTTAGTTCAAAAATAGATGGAAAAGTCAAAACAATCCATAGTTTTTTAAGAATTTCAAGTGATGATGATTTTATACCTACAGATATTGATAAAGAAGATATTAAAGTTTTAATTATTGATGAGTTTTCAATGGTTAATTTAAATATTTTTTATAAATTACTAACAGTTTGTGAAAACCTTGAAAAAATTGTGTTAATCGGTGATGTTGATCAACTCCCTGCCATTGGACCTGGAAACCTACTTGAAGATTTAATTAAATCGAACAAGTTTCCGACCACATATTTAAAAGAATACTTTAGAAGTGATTCAAAAACAATTTGAGAACATTTTAATTCAATCAAAACAGGTAAATTAGCACAATTTGAACAAGGTGTTGTTGAAGAATATATTTGTGATAAATTTGACTTTACAAATTCACTTGTAGACCTTTATTGCGAGCGTTTAAAAGAAAAAGATTTAGATGATATTACAATTTTGTGCCCAACCTACAAAGGGGAAGAAGGACTTATTAATATTAATAATAAAATCCAAGAAAAGATTAATCCTAATGGCCAAATTGTTTATAAATACAAAAGAAAAAATGTGCAAGTAAACTTTAAAATTAACGATAAAATAATTCAACTTGAAAACAGAATCGAAGAAGAAATTTCAAATGGTGATTTTGGATACATTAAAGATATAGTTCAACTACCTGATAAAACAAAAATCATTAAAGTTTTATTCAAAAATAATGACGAAGAGAAAATTGTAGATTACACCGAAACTGAATTTAACCAACAAATTGGGCTTGGATACGGTGTTACAGTACATAAATTTCAAGGTAGCGAGATTGATGAAGTTATCTTTGTTGTTCATCCAAAACATGATTTTATGTTATCTAAAAAAATGCTTTATACAGCAACTTCAAGACCAAAAGAAAAATTATTTATCGCAACAACAAATGAAAATGCATATAAAAATATTCAACAAAAAAATTTAATTAACAAAGAGATGATTTTAACTAATTTAAGTTCTTTCTTAAAGGGGGATTAA
- the pth gene encoding aminoacyl-tRNA hydrolase, translated as MKLIVGLGNPGEQYKFTRHNVGFLTIDKMAKKLGVTLYKSKFNGEYAKIDDLILAKPMTYMNNSGQFISSLANYFKIAPDDILVIHDEKDFPLGKSAIKIGGSGGSHNGVIDIVNQLGTTNFKRLKIGINVPHQSALKDFVLGKFTPEEMLVLEPVLNKCAEAAISFSFNDIFTVMNKFNSKK; from the coding sequence ATGAAATTAATAGTAGGACTTGGTAATCCGGGTGAACAATATAAATTCACAAGACACAATGTAGGTTTTTTAACCATTGATAAAATGGCTAAAAAACTAGGTGTAACTTTATATAAAAGTAAATTTAATGGTGAATATGCAAAAATTGATGATTTAATTTTAGCTAAACCAATGACTTATATGAATAATTCAGGTCAATTTATTTCTTCTTTAGCAAACTACTTTAAAATTGCACCAGATGATATTTTAGTTATTCATGACGAAAAAGACTTTCCGCTAGGTAAAAGTGCAATTAAAATCGGAGGAAGTGGCGGAAGTCATAATGGTGTTATTGATATAGTTAATCAATTAGGAACAACCAACTTTAAGCGCTTAAAAATAGGTATTAACGTTCCGCACCAATCAGCACTTAAAGATTTTGTGCTAGGTAAATTTACACCAGAAGAAATGCTTGTTTTAGAACCTGTTTTAAACAAATGTGCTGAAGCAGCAATTTCTTTCTCTTTTAACGACATTTTCACTGTTATGAATAAATTTAACTCTAAAAAATAA
- the tilS gene encoding tRNA lysidine(34) synthetase TilS: MKKQKYLIGVSGGADSMFLLSKYKHKNIVVAYVNYNQRLDAHLDQELVEKYCKENNIPLEVLVLQKNDYEHGNFQTWARKQRYEFFKKIYQKNRCDVLLLAHHKDDFLESVLMQQNRNKNIFYYGIKKTNFVFGMKTKRPLLHRYWKNQILKKCKKNNIPYRDDYTNFETNYTRNKYRQKINLFSRIKKEALFYLYLFKNIKLISNERKANIEFQIWEESLFEQEILKSLFFQKKLIYKFLWKFAHEENLNLTDKILTNIQEFILSKNRTSKYKITNNLFLIKKQGKLSLSKITPN; this comes from the coding sequence ATGAAAAAACAAAAATACTTAATTGGTGTTAGTGGTGGTGCTGATAGTATGTTTTTACTATCAAAATATAAACACAAAAACATTGTAGTTGCATATGTAAACTACAACCAAAGATTGGACGCTCATCTTGATCAAGAATTGGTTGAAAAATATTGTAAAGAAAACAACATTCCACTTGAGGTGCTTGTTTTACAAAAAAATGACTATGAGCACGGTAATTTTCAAACTTGAGCAAGAAAACAAAGATATGAGTTTTTTAAGAAAATCTACCAAAAAAACCGCTGTGATGTACTTTTGTTAGCCCATCACAAAGATGATTTTCTTGAGAGTGTTTTAATGCAGCAAAACAGAAATAAAAACATCTTTTATTATGGAATTAAAAAAACAAACTTTGTGTTTGGTATGAAAACAAAAAGACCTTTGCTCCATAGATATTGAAAAAACCAAATTTTAAAAAAATGTAAAAAAAATAACATCCCTTATCGGGATGATTACACTAATTTTGAGACTAATTATACTCGTAACAAATACCGTCAAAAAATAAATTTGTTTTCTAGAATAAAAAAAGAAGCTTTGTTTTATCTTTATTTATTTAAAAATATTAAATTAATATCAAACGAAAGAAAAGCAAATATCGAGTTTCAAATCTGAGAAGAATCGTTGTTTGAGCAAGAGATTTTAAAAAGCTTATTTTTTCAAAAAAAGCTAATTTATAAATTTTTGTGAAAATTTGCTCACGAAGAAAATTTAAATTTAACAGACAAGATTTTAACCAATATTCAAGAATTTATATTATCGAAAAATAGAACTAGCAAATATAAAATTACAAACAATTTGTTTTTAATTAAAAAACAGGGGAAACTAAGTTTGAGCAAAATAACACCTAATTAA
- the ftsH gene encoding ATP-dependent zinc metalloprotease FtsH has translation MSNKKRSPWIALLTFVLIAGVVGWILWFIFGKSAEGAISLTGFQKLLSSASDTSDQMYFQNIIQNNNNTISYIYHEGEKVLTGTVNGNINLLSSAHIDLIKGDAIYTVGDVVKGGFSAIKVEGPNLLWQLLIAFLPVLLMIGAFFVLFRMQTKAMNGGGSPFGEKSPAQIIKSDKKFSDVAGNKEPIEEIKEIVDYLKNPKKYEQSGARMPRGILLGGPPGTGKTLLAKATAGEAEVPFFFVSASNFVELFVGMGAKRVRQVIAEARKNSPAIVFIDELDAIGRTRGSGIGGGHDEREQTLNQLLVEMDGIKENSGLLFIAATNRTDVLDPALTRPGRFDRVITVGLPDVKEREEILKLHAKGKRFDKNVDFARVARRTPGFSGAQLENVINESVLLSVRENISSISLELIDEAIDRVMAGPAKKSRTITHEELKLVAYHEAGHAVVGIKVPGGNKVQKITIIPRGQAGGYNLMMPENEKYNYTKEELLASIASFMGGRAAEEIIYGKNQITTGASDDINKATSIARRMVTEFGMSDLGPIKYQDESGSPFLGKTLATSSSISNQISHEIDLEVRKIILEAKEIATKVIKENKQLLELIKDLLLEKETIIAEEIEYIAKNLALPPKKEEEKIEKDELLSIDKLIEKTDNLTGDLEKDLENSNK, from the coding sequence ATGTCAAACAAAAAAAGAAGCCCATGAATAGCTTTATTAACTTTTGTTTTAATAGCTGGTGTTGTAGGTTGAATTTTGTGATTTATCTTTGGTAAAAGTGCTGAAGGCGCTATTTCACTTACAGGTTTCCAAAAACTTTTAAGTAGTGCTAGTGATACAAGCGACCAAATGTACTTCCAAAATATAATTCAAAACAACAATAACACAATCTCGTATATCTATCATGAAGGTGAAAAAGTTCTTACAGGAACAGTAAATGGTAACATTAATTTATTATCTTCAGCACACATTGATTTAATCAAAGGTGATGCGATTTACACTGTTGGTGATGTTGTGAAAGGTGGATTTTCTGCTATTAAAGTAGAAGGCCCAAATCTTCTTTGACAATTATTAATAGCATTTTTACCTGTGTTATTAATGATTGGAGCATTCTTTGTGTTATTTAGAATGCAAACAAAAGCCATGAATGGTGGAGGAAGTCCTTTTGGAGAAAAAAGTCCTGCACAAATTATTAAATCAGATAAAAAATTCTCTGATGTGGCAGGAAATAAAGAACCAATTGAAGAAATTAAAGAAATTGTAGATTACTTAAAAAATCCTAAAAAATACGAACAATCAGGTGCCAGAATGCCAAGAGGAATTCTTTTAGGAGGTCCTCCTGGAACAGGGAAAACTTTATTAGCAAAAGCTACTGCTGGTGAAGCTGAAGTTCCGTTCTTCTTTGTGTCAGCATCTAACTTTGTTGAGTTATTTGTTGGTATGGGAGCTAAAAGAGTTCGTCAAGTTATTGCTGAAGCAAGAAAAAATTCTCCAGCTATCGTCTTTATCGATGAGTTAGATGCAATCGGTAGAACTAGAGGAAGCGGAATTGGTGGTGGACATGATGAACGTGAACAAACATTAAACCAGTTACTTGTTGAAATGGATGGAATTAAAGAAAACTCAGGTTTATTATTCATCGCAGCAACTAACCGTACAGACGTTTTAGACCCAGCTTTAACACGTCCAGGTCGTTTCGATAGAGTTATTACCGTTGGATTACCTGATGTTAAAGAAAGAGAAGAAATTCTTAAGTTACATGCCAAAGGAAAAAGATTTGATAAAAATGTTGATTTTGCTAGAGTAGCAAGAAGAACTCCTGGTTTTTCTGGTGCTCAATTAGAAAATGTAATTAACGAATCTGTACTTCTTTCAGTAAGAGAAAACATTTCATCAATTAGCTTAGAATTAATTGATGAAGCAATCGATAGAGTTATGGCAGGACCTGCTAAAAAATCAAGAACAATTACTCATGAAGAATTAAAACTTGTTGCATACCATGAAGCAGGACACGCTGTTGTAGGAATTAAAGTTCCTGGTGGAAATAAAGTTCAAAAAATTACTATTATTCCACGTGGACAAGCAGGTGGATATAACTTAATGATGCCTGAAAACGAAAAATACAACTACACAAAAGAAGAGCTTCTAGCAAGCATTGCAAGCTTTATGGGTGGTAGAGCAGCAGAAGAAATTATTTATGGTAAAAACCAAATTACTACTGGTGCTTCTGATGATATCAATAAAGCAACTTCTATTGCACGTAGAATGGTAACTGAATTCGGTATGAGTGATTTAGGTCCAATTAAATATCAAGATGAAAGTGGTAGTCCATTTTTAGGAAAAACACTTGCTACAAGTTCATCAATCTCAAACCAAATTAGTCACGAAATTGACCTAGAGGTTAGAAAAATTATTTTAGAAGCAAAAGAAATTGCGACAAAAGTAATTAAAGAAAACAAACAATTACTTGAACTTATTAAAGATCTTCTTCTTGAAAAAGAAACTATTATTGCAGAAGAAATCGAATATATTGCTAAAAACCTTGCGCTTCCTCCTAAGAAGGAAGAAGAAAAAATTGAAAAAGATGAACTTCTTTCAATTGATAAATTAATCGAAAAAACAGATAATTTAACAGGTGATTTAGAAAAAGATTTAGAAAATTCAAACAAATAA